The genomic interval ATGTCCAGTAGCTGCTGTGAGTAAATTTGCCATGTGACAGGAAGGGATGGGGGGGGAaatgagggagggaaaagagaaaggaggagaaaataaattgtgtttCTACTGCCCTTGTAGAGCTGGCTCTTGAGAAATCTGGAGCCTCTGCAAACCCTCTCACCTCCACACATCCAGCAGCCCTCAGGATCAGCTCAGGGACCCTCACCCACCTTGCGCCTGAATCAAGCTCAAGTCtaagcagatatttttctttttggttcaGGCAGCTGTTGAAAAATACATCAGAGGGAGCATTTTGCATGaacacagagcctgcagctctgtggaagaAAACACTTGAGGATGACATTTCGCACCGGGGTAGTTCTTCCACACAGtcaataatataaataaattaaacacacaGTTCAGCCAACTTCAGGAAGAAGATAAATTACCTTATTTaaccagctgtgctggcagggaaaTGACACACATCTCAGAGCCTGCATCCATCCTGCTGTTGAATTTGCTTGTCAGAATCCCCACAGATGCTCCAGAGTCTGCAAGGCTGGGCCTTGGCAGCTGGGTGCCACAGAGAATGAATATGGCgttacattaaaaattttaaaggctAAATACAGGTTTTATCTTTGCTAGCACGGAGTAAATTTTTAATAGACTCGTTTCTCAGAAGCCAGGCACTTCCAGTTCCACCCAAAGAACCCTTCAAAGCCTCTCTTTTATCGATGATGGGTTTTGCTGAATTATTCACCAGATCACAGCTGCCAGAGATTTGAAATATCCCCGTGACAAGGACAATGAGGGATAACAACCTCCTCCTGCAGGCTcaccagtgctgctgacagTGGCACTGCGAATGCCCTGGCTgatcccttctcctctcctgtgtCACCTCAGGCTGGGATGTTCCTCAAGGACTGGCAAAGGAGGAGCAGCTTTTTGGAGGGGTTAAACTCGTGGGTGTGCTGCCCTGAAGAGGAGCCACGGGTGCTTAAAAGCAGCTTTATTTTACAGCAGAACGGTCCAAGCTGGGAGAATGCTGGAGTGCTCCAGGATTCCCAGTTTGGACGCTGGGCTGGTGGACAGCAGGAGGTCAGACTGGCTGGATCCTTATTTCTGAACAgccatttcccaggaaaagtGGCTGACACCTGGCAAGGAGCTGTCTGGCACTGCTTCCCCATCTGCCTGTCTGCCCCAGCTCAGTTCAGCTGCTTCACAACTCACAGCAAGAAGTCCAGGGCTTTTCTCCAAGCTGTTGCTCTGATTGCAATCCTCCGATTCAATTTGTGTTCATCCCTCTAATTACCTCTCCTTAATAAAATGTCAATGATTCTGTCCCCAATCTGAACCAAAAAGGTCTTGTTTACAGAGCACACCTGCTCAAGGGTGTACAAGACAAAGCAAATGCTGGAAGAATACTGATGCTTCACAACAAAACCTGCTTCTTTTTGAacctgttttaaagaaaaattcccAATTCTGATCCACATtttgctcctcctgctccctccaggcCATTCCAGGGCTGTTGGGCTGCAGAGGGACCCGGGaccccctccagcagctggcacGAAGCCACCAGGGAGAAAGGAGCCACCACGCAGgagtgccaccagtgccaccaccGCCAGCACGGGGGCAGGTGAGAAAAATCGGCTTTTCCCAGGAAACCACCCATGGTGCTTTAAAACCTGGCCCTGGCCCCTGTTTATACACAGATTTTCCTCTCCAGCTACAAATTTATCCCAGGGAGGGAGCACATGTAACTACACCGAATAAGCAGTAGGAGGCACAAGGCACCTGCCCGGGAGTAGAGAATTCCATAAACtgcctgggatttgggatgctgTTAGTATTTAGGggatatttaaatattcaccCTTGCACTGGGTTACAGCACTGATCTGTCAGTGGGGGTGAGTGGTTGATAAAACTACAGAAAAGTAATTCCCAAAAATGTTCTGTGCAAAGGAATAACTCCGTTCATTTCCACTACCTTGGTACAAAAAGTGCCTGGAAGTTTCCAGAAATcgtactattaaaaaaaaaaaaaaccaaaaaaacagctCACTGTATTAATGGATGacagcttaaaaaaatccccaacaactCAGAATCAATTTCCTGCTAAAACTGAGTCAGGCAAACTCAGTGAACTTGATGCCAGCGCAAGAGTGCTATTAATGCATTAACAGcttcaataaatatattttacaggTGTGACAATCCCTATGCTGGCCAATCAGAAAAATACCTATTTCCTACTTAAAAACAAGATTTTGGGGCCATTACTATTTTTCCCGtagatttggggttttattaAGGCACAGAAAGCCGTTGCCTcgttttattttggttttatgaaATAATCAGGAAAGCCTCAGAGGCAACACTTACCTTTTTTTGCTAACAGCATTTATCATTTCAACAGCAAAACAGCAccacaaaagcagaaagcagcGGGCCCACTCCCCTCCAGCACTTCAAATCCCAATTCCTGGGAGGAACCCTGACTCAGCCcgaagctctgcagaggggaatCACGAagatgcaaaaataaacaaggTTGTAGCATCAGCTGGCAGCATTTTGGGttctgctggggcaggggaaggtcTCTGTGCTCAGCTGAGCGAAAGCCTCCGCTGGGATGGGATTCTGGAGGATCCccaggcagagagggaaaggcTGCATGTTTATAGGGtgaacaggaggaaaaggtaTGAATTGTATATCCAGGAGcacttcccagctgccaggaatTCCCCACCCTTCTACGGCAGCAGCAGGTGAAGGAGATTCCTGCAGGAATTATTTGGAAGAGCAAAAATTGCTGTGCCTGAATGCTGATGGAGGAATTGCTGAGAACTGAACGCTGAAGGAgcctctgagctgctccaggggtgtCACCCAAAATCCCAACAGTTTCTGTGCCTCAGCAGTGGTTCCTCACTGTCTGTGTGGAGGAAAcgacatttatattttaaaaaaaccaaaccaacctgGTAAAATATGGCTGCAACTCCGACTGCCTCAACAATTAGAAGTGCTCCTTTCCACACCGTGCTTGTGCTAATTACTGCTGTTGGTTTAATTACAAATAACACTCCTAAACTTTCCAGGTATTCGCGTTGTACATTGCAGATTTGTGAGCAGTGGAAGGACCAGACACCTTGTTTAGAGGCTGAAATGATTTCCAGGCACATGAACTTACCTTCCTTGAAACTGAGCGAGTTGCGAAGTCAGGATGGGAATCCAGCCCTCACCTCCTGGCTTTTGATCCAATTGTCAGGTtgagtgttttattttgtaacCAAAAAATTCATTATCTCAGACCCTCAGATGTGACATTCTGGAGAAGCACATGTGAAAGGGAAACAGCACATCCAGAACAACAGGGTTTCCTGGGAATGGTGGGTGCTAATTAGAAGCTCATTGGGCTGATATGAATTAAAAATCACATGGAACAGCCTTGTACTCCCCTACTTCAAATGTTCATAGTAAAAGAATGTTTTTCACACCAAGTGTCATGACAATGCTTAAGGAGAACAGCCCAGCCTCACTGCAGGAAGCATTTCAAAGTTAGGTGACATCTGAAAGTCTCCCTGAACTCCCCTGAAAGACACTGTGCTGACTTCTGAAGTTTTTTCTTAATGGCTTTTTAAATCGGCCCTTTTATACAGAATTGATGTTTATAAGTGGCTTTTCTCCTGTTTAATACTTCAGAACTCCAGGATACCCAAAAGCTCTCAGGGCCTtttgctggaagcagcagctttgcagcagcTCCACGGCTCCCCAGACCCCAATAATGTCATTACATGCAACTCTAGAGCTTCCACAAGCACATAACCAGATGAACAATAAAAAAGTAAGCAAAAAATCCCATTAGGAATTAATTAACTGATGTTCAATTACATCCattcctgctctgccagagTCACTAACAAAATCAGCACGCCTGCAAAATGTGGAAAGGTTAAAAGAACAGATTAAGCATCCAGAAAACCACCAGAGCATTTCTCTCCACACAATAGCTTATAATCATCTCTTTTGGTTTTATGAAGTTTAATGCATAACACACTCGAGTCTTATATATATGCTGAGTTTACTAATGCAGCATTTGAGCATctacatttgaaaaataaattcctgccTGGTTAAATACATGTTATATTTGAAAGGGATTAGTTCTTCACTTGTAGGATATGCTGAAATTCATACCAGAAACtctctttgaaaataaagctgtaCCAGATGAGCGACCCAAACACATTGAGGAGAGGATTTTCAGCTGTCTTTAAAGCACTTTTTCAATGTCTTACTAAACTGACAAATCCACAACATTTGgtgctggtttggtttttaatataGACAGTTTTATATAGGAAACGCCCTCCCAGAAtatgtaaacaaaaataaaagagaaaggagggGAGCCGGGATTGGAAGGaaatattatgtatttatttctaagCAACTACCACAATAAACACTGAAAAGCTTTGAATGAGAAATAAAGAGACTTCCCTGCAGGATGGTTTTCAGATCATTTATTACCAATAAAGTAAAAGACAAATTGAAAATCAGAAGGAGGGGGTGGGAAACATCACAGACACCAGAACACTTGCACAGAGCTAATCAGAGCTTTGCAAATGCTGgaacataaataatttaaaaggtaTCTCTaccaattaaaatattcttaagaGGTACACATTAAGTTTGCTTGCTTTATAAAAATCAGGTGCTTTATCCTAAAACCGGAGCGTGAGGGGTATTTCGTGGGTTATTTTGCTTCTAACTAGGAACAGCTAATGGCTACAACTTAAAACAACCTCCTCTTAGATGTGTTCCAAGTGGATTCCTTGGGAGAGCATTTGTGGGGGCAACCCAGGGTCCGTGTTCTCCCAGAATCCTgtgaccagcagcagctgctgcaggagcgAGGTGCGGGGAGCGAGGGATGGAGCAACCCCCCGAGCAGAGTGTGCAACCCCACGGGCTGCGGGGTGAGCTGGGCCTTCTGTTACACCACAAGGACATCCTGGGGCACAGCTAGGGCAGAATTGCATCATCTGTTTAAGACACATCTCCCCGGTCTTGCAGCCTGAGGCCAAAGTGTTTAAGGGTGACGCCGCGCCACTCTGAACTCCGGAGCGCTGCCTGCCCGGCCGTGTCCTCTCTCATCCTGGGATTGTTTTAGGAGCTGCCTCTCTGAGGCAAGTACCAAAGGTGAAGGATGTTCTTTTCTGAGctaataaataagtaaaaaaaaaaaccccaacaacaacaataaaaaaagccccaaaccatACAAACTCAAggtttccttcctgctgcactcTTCATCTCCCAGCTCCTTTCAGTTCCCTGGGATACACTTCCACACCATCCATCACACTTGCACAAACACACGTTAAGCACAGCTCAAGAACAGCCTCCCGAGGCTGCCACTGACAAAACTCACCCCTGGGGCTGCGCATTGCCAAGTCCTCTTCAAAAGCTGCTCCAGGACTGGTGTTGCACACCCACACCTCGGGGGAGTTTTGGATTACGTGGAAAAGCCGTGTCCAGCTAAGACAGGTCTATCAGGTGTTTCTGAGAGACTACACCGCacaaaaaaccagcacaacCCACGCTCCCCAAAGCAGATGCTCTCCACACTACGCTCTGtcaacacagggaaaaaaaaaaatctgggaaaacaAGGAAACCTCTCTGTCTTATTTTCATCAAGGCACACGATAAACAAACGCACGTAACATCCAGACAGACTTCCAGAGTATCTGAAGCTATTCCCTTTGGTCCCCAAACTCATCACACACTCAGGAGAGTTTTTTCAGCAGCCTGCAGACAGGCagaggctgccccatcccagtgACATCCCCAATCCCCAGGACATGGATTTGTGCCATGACAAGCTcagctgggaagcagagctgcagctgtgggttttgttatgCACTACAAACCTGCCTGTCCCTTGCTACTTTTacctcctcccagccccaccacaACAGTGTCCACACCCAATCCAGCACCTCCTTGGCCGTTCTGGGTCTCTCTGTCCAGCACTTTACCTGAATCTTGCTTTGGTTTACAGCTCCTTTAGTGCACACAGCCCGTGTGGGCAAAAACAAGGCACTTGTGGTTTTCTACCTCCACATCACCAAGATCCAACAACACAGGGATAATTTCTGGCCTGGTATTCTCTGTCacaagccctgctgcagggcacagaaacACTTGTGTGTCACACAGAACAAGGGTTCCTCACCACCCTAAGAACTGGAATCACACAATCCCGTCTCTGCTGCCCGGAGCTGCAGAAGCAGCGGGTCTCCCGCTCTGCTCAGAACCCCTCTTCTTCCCAATTTACACCTTCACACAAAATGCGAACGCCACGTGTTAACATTTTTGTATGTGCTAAACGCAGAATTCGGGGGTTTTCTCTGTTAGCCTTTTCCAGCAATTTCCAGGGGATGGCTCTTCTGGAGAAAACACGATCTAAACTGAAATGgctgacagctctgtgtgtaCACACCTGGTGGATCCTCTGCAAGAGAGCGACCCGCTCTTACTTTTTGCACATCACCACGAAGCACCAAATGGATCTCCACCTGCCAGCCACTGCCCCACACTCCTCCTTACctgccagcttttcctctgGGGAATCACTTCCCGTTATTTTCACCTGATTACTgcggggaaggggagggaacTCACGGCTTTTGGGAGGCGACGAGCCAAGTCCCCCGCTAAGTTACGTTCCCACAGAAAAACCGCGCTCGGGCCGTGGTGGCGCTTGGAAGCAGGAGTTAAGAGCTGAGAGAGAGGGTCTGTGCCTGCTTTTAGCAAGTGGAGCCAGCACAGTGCGTGAGGGGCGGCTCGGAGCGAGAGGGGCGGCCGCGGTCAGCAGCCGTCCAGGCCGCAGTCGGCGCCGAGGCACTCGGAGGTTTCCAGCTCCACGCTGGAGAGGAACCTGCGCGCGGCCTTGCGGCAGTTGTAGTCCAGCGTGGTGGTGTAGACAGTCTTGGCGTGCTTGGGGTAGATGATGGTGGTGCTGGTGAAGCGCCGCGGCCTGTGGCGCGGCTCGAAGCGCACCTCGGCCTTGTAGCTGCGCCACGAGCAGCCGGGCACGCAGACGATGGTCTGGCTGCACGAGGCCACGCTCAGCCCCACGGGCAGGTACACGTCGTCGATGAAGTGCTTCTCCGAGTCGTACCTCACCGAGGAGGTGTACCTGCAACAGAGCAGCCCGTGCTTATTGTGGAATCATCAGGCAGgatcactgggttggaagagatcttcaCCATCATCGAGTTCAACGCAGctccaacacctcaactaaaccaagtgccacatccagtcttgttttaaacacatccagggatggtggctccaccacctccccaggcagaccattccagtattttatcacactttctgtaaaaagctttttcctaatatccaacttaTATTTGAGACTACATCCTCTCgttctgtcagctgctgcttggagaaagagaccaaccccacctgactTCAGCCACCTTTCTGGGAGTTGTAGAGAGTTATAAGGTCACTCTAAGTCTCCTTTTgcccaggctgaacacccccagctccctcagtcattcctcatagggtttgtgttcccagcccctctccagcctcgttgcctcctctggctgtgctcaagcgtctcaacatccttcccaaactAAGGGGCCCAAGGAGTGATTATAGGGAGGAAGAAGTAATTCTAATATCACTACAGAGTTTTAACTACAGCAGCTCAATTGTAGCTTGTAGCTAGGAGAGCATTTCTGTTGGAGACAAGCTCCAGTCACAGAAGCAGGAACTTTAAACATTGTTGACCTCATTTATAGAGTAACTCTGTGTAGTCTCAGGCCAGTGATTCTTCACTTTTACAGTAAAAGGACAAGGCTTCATATTTGCACAAATACATTCTGGCATCAGCACGACTGATGTCCTGCAAAACAGGGGACATCTGAGGTGGATGaagcagggctgaggatggGTTGCTGTAGGGGATTTGTGAGCTCTGCTCATGGGTTTgtggggaagaggagctgctgcgTACCGGGGTGGCTCCTCATCCCACCTCACACAGAACCATCTGCTGGTGTCTTACACATTTACAGGATGAGAAAAGAGCCTTATGTtagcagcattcccaggattATCACTGCCtagcccagctgccagcactaCCAAAACTTCCTCTCAGCCCTGAGCTCCGAGAGGGTACAAACCTCCTGCAAACTCCCAAACCCAGAGGCCTTGATCCACGTTTAGGCTTGGCACACAAACATCCCAACTCCTCTGAGCTGGGAAGCACACGTTATCTCCTCAGCTTTTCTCTGCCAGGAATCACGCAGGAGTGCTCTGCTATCACCCCTGGCATGGGGCACGCTCTGAAGACAAACTCCTGAAGATTCAGCTGGCAGGAAAACACTCCAGTTTGCACACCCAAATCCTCTGTGCCTGGGTTGCAAAAGAAAGTTTCAATCTCCTTCAAACTGTGATAACTCTGTTGGCTTTTCCACTAACTAAGGAGTTAACTGCTTCCAAttccagccacagcacaggctcctTCCCCACACCAGGACATAATTCTCCCTACCCTCCCCTGCATTAGGCTTCCATTTGATTTTATCAGCCTCCCTCTAATTGCACAGTCATCAACTGGgagccttcttttctcattACTGCAAATCATGGTGTTCAAAGGAATAATTCACAGCCTGTGAAGTGATgcagtgcattttaaaaaaaagaattatgcACTCCTCTGAATGTTACCGTTTCTTTTAGTTCACACAACCAGCCACAGCTGTTAGGATAGAAAGTGCTTATTATAAAACCAGGAGGTTGAAAGAGCAAAATTTCTTTCCCTTAATGAAACAGTCCTAGAAAGATCTTTGAAGGTCTTCCCTCATGATTACCTCCTGGTTAATCAGCTGAAGGGCAACATTTTGGAGCAGcgcaaggaaggaaaagcaggagagtAAAATGTAAGAAAGTCTTCCTGGAAAAATTACCAACAAAACAACCATATGGGTGGGATTAAAAGAGGCTGAACACTCCTTTAGCCTGTACAAATGTCCAGGTCCAGGAATGTACAGCTGCAGTGAACAATGGCTCTGCAAATAAATTAACTTGACTCACAGGCACTGATAAGGCCTAACTGCTCCTTTACAGGCTAACTCCTCTAACTCCTTCCCAACGAGATGACTATAACACAATATTTACCTTATTTCCTTGGGTGGTAAAGGGTCAAACTCAACTCCTTCACCAAAGGATAAAGGACACAATCTTGGAGGGCAGCTGGAGAGAACGGGGCTGGGGGAGAACACGGAACTCtgcaaaagaaatgcaaaatgttttatgtTACCATGCTGTTGTACATTTTATGTTACAACGCAGTACATTCTCAGGAAAACAGATTAATTTATCCCTTGGTATGGAGCTGCTGAGGTTCACATTTACGTGCAGGAGGATCTGCTAGACCAAGATGTGCT from Motacilla alba alba isolate MOTALB_02 chromosome 19, Motacilla_alba_V1.0_pri, whole genome shotgun sequence carries:
- the RFLNB gene encoding refilin-B isoform X2, which codes for MVGRLSLREVPDLPDMRKRGDSGLDSPDSGLPPSPGPAPPPWLLSSGSPDRAAANGLPEPEPPAPSAASSVFSPSPVLSSCPPRLCPLSFGEGVEFDPLPPKEIRYTSSVRYDSEKHFIDDVYLPVGLSVASCSQTIVCVPGCSWRSYKAEVRFEPRHRPRRFTSTTIIYPKHAKTVYTTTLDYNCRKAARRFLSSVELETSECLGADCGLDGC
- the RFLNB gene encoding refilin-B isoform X1; protein product: MVGRLSLREVPDLPDMRKRGDSGLDSPDSGLPPSPGPAPPPWLLSSGSPDRAAANGLPEPEPPAPSAAACCYEIGKGHRKERCSQPPSPSMSSVFSPSPVLSSCPPRLCPLSFGEGVEFDPLPPKEIRYTSSVRYDSEKHFIDDVYLPVGLSVASCSQTIVCVPGCSWRSYKAEVRFEPRHRPRRFTSTTIIYPKHAKTVYTTTLDYNCRKAARRFLSSVELETSECLGADCGLDGC